DNA from Krasilnikovia cinnamomea:
GCGCTGCCATTGTTCCGAACCGTAACTATGATGTGGTCGGGGCGCGGCTGAGCGAGTTCAACCCTAAACTTCTGAGGGCTGCCGGGGATGCGATGGGTTATCTCCGCATTGATGCGGATGTGATCAAATATATCCGTGATAAGACGATTGGTGCAAAACGCAATGCTTGTGGGCCGTCTATCCAATTCATCGCCGGGGTCTGCGGCGACGATGACTGCCGGAGGAGGGAAGAACTCCTCGATGAATTGCAAGACATCGATCGGACCGCGTTCGATGACTCGCGGAAGCAAGCCGTCAGGATTTAACACGAACTGCGGCCACCATGCGAGATCGGCAAGCAGTTCGTCGGCCTTCTCCGCAGAGGGCCGGATGCCTTTGTCTATCTCACTGAGAATATCTTCTAGTCGCACCGTTGTTTCGTCGACTACCTTGTCGCCGCCGGCGGACAGCGATTGTTCCCACCGGGTGGCGTCGTCAGCAGCCAGATCTGCGAGCACGATCTTGCTGAGTAAGATTTGCCGCAGCGGCTCGACGTTCGGCAGGATCGCCTCATGCAGGTAGCGTTCACAGGTCCGCCAGAGTTCCCGCATCCGCTCTGTGCTGCCGACCGTTCCCCCCGCTGCGGCGAGTTCGATTCCTCGTTGAATGTGCCACACGGAGTTCCCGTAATCGTGTGAAACTGATTTCATCTCATGACTGAGCATGAACCAGGCAGCCTGGGCATCGGTGGGCCGCTCCCGCAACGGGCGCCGGGCGTGCGACAACATGTAGCGGATCAGGGAAAGTGTGACGAAGTCCGAGGCGATCGCCGGCGCCTTGTCCTTGTCTCGTAGCTGGTCCTCGAGGTACACGAGACCCTCCGTCAACTGCTGCGCGACCCGGTTCCGTGGGTATTGCACGGACCCGCGCGGATCGACGATCAGTAGGAGGGTCTCCAGTAGCACCTGCTCGATCACCAGGCCTTCGCGCCGGTTGGTACGCAGAATCCCGCTCAGCTCACGGGCGAACCGCTCCGGCGCCACGTGGGCCAGGAGAATGGCCGCCTGCGCGCGAAGCCGGGGCTCGATCAGCAAGGCGGAGTTGTCGGCCAGCATCGAAGCGGCCATGTCCGCAATCTTCGAGCGACACTCAGGGAACCACAGCGGCGCTGACGTGAGCCACTGAGACTCGGCGACGAGCAGCCGGACGAGTGCGTCCCGAGCCGGCTGGTTCCGCGCCACGGCGGGGAGCCGCCTGAACAGCTTCGCGCGACGTGTGGTGTCGAGCGCGGCATCCCGCAGTTGCAGGCGCCAGCTCAGGTACTCCACGCAGTCGGGCTGGCTCACGCTCGCGCCGAACAGATCGGCTGCCTGCTCCTCGAACAGCACAGGCTTGGTCCGCGCCTCGAGCGTTCGCATCAACCAGGCACGGTGCCCGGCGAGCGCATGGGGAATCGGCGCGTACAAGGTCACCGACCCGTACCGGCGGCGCAGCGCGCAGATGGCGCAGCGGCCGCTGGTGATGCTGCGCATGGCTGTCTTGGCGACGTAGTAAATCTCCAATGCAGCCGGGCCGAGCGTCGACTCCCGGACCGAACGCCGAACCGTGGCCATCCGCTGCAGATTCACGGCATCGCTGTCGCTCATCCCGTTGAGCAGGAGGACGACGGTGATGGTGACGGCGTCGTTGTCGGCGGCCAAGCCGACCAGTTGCTGGACGGTATGGCCGCTACTTGAGCCGGAATCGAGGATCACGGCGTGCTTGACCGGGGGCAGATTCACCGAGCCTGTCAGCTGCCAGTTCCCGGCGTGGGCGGCCCTCGGTACCGCGATCGGCCGCGCTAGGTTCAGGCCGGCCGTCGTCAGCGCCGCATGCAGCCAATCCGCAGTTGTCGTCAGATCGTCTGCCGTACCTGCGGGAAACAGGAGACAGGCCGCCGCATCGTCGGCACCGAAGGAATCTCGATGTCGCTCGCTGATCACACCTGTGATCTTGTCGAAGACCCTCCGGGACCACTCCTTCTCCCGGAAGAGCAGCGTCGGGTCGACGTACGCGGTGTAGTGACGGTCGGCTGGCCGCTCGATGTGTCCGAGGCGGGCCGCCGTGTTGCGTTGCAATGCGTGCACATATGCGTCCTGCTCGACGAGGTAGCGGGGGGTGGGTCGCCGACCTGCTTCGGGCCGCCGCAAGACGGGATCGATCGGCTCGGACCCGCCCTGATCGTCGGCGCTAGCATCAATGTCCACTGTGGCTAGGCTTACCAGCGGGATACGGCCAGAACCGTACTCGACGTGGTGCGGCTCGCTGACGCGGTGCTCCACCGTACGCGCGTCCACCACGGCCGCAACGCCGACGGGAACCAGTTCCCGATCGACCGCGTCGGTCAGAGCCCGGAACAGGGTCGTCCCGCTGGAGACGACATCCGTCACCAACAGGACCCGCGTGCTGGCGTCGGACTGGTGCTCAGCGGAGGGAACATCCTGCAGGGAATCGACAGATTCATCGTGACCCGTCAGCGACCTTGCGAACGCGGCGGCCATTTCTGCCGGCGTGTGTTCGAGCCGGACGATCACCGGCGGAGTTGCGTCCCCATTCAACGGGCCTACGGCGTCCTCCACGAGGGCGGCGAGCGTGACCCCCGTCAGTGCCTGCAACGTCAATCGGTCCAGCAAAGCGTCCAGATCAAACCATCGGTTTGTCACTCGCAGGGTCGGGGTCAGGTACCGGCCCCGCCACACGTCGCCCTGACCGGATCCTCGAGGGGCGTCCCTGATCGTGCGGGCGATCTCATCTCCGACCCATCCCGCCAAGGCCGTAACCGCGTCCTCCGGTCTCGCTTGCAGGGCCACCGACTCCTCGCCGACCAGCAACAGCCGGGTCCGGTTCGCGAGCTCCGCGATCGCGGCCGCCTCGTCGTCCGGCCATGATGAGATGGTGTCCGCGGCCGGTGGATCGGCAGTCGACAGCCGGGCAAGCACACGTCGCTGTAGTGGTGTGCCGCCAACCCAGTAGTGCCCGTTGCTCGGGGCGATCACCAGAATGGGTGGCGGCAGCGCAGCACCTTCGGCAGCTCGCTCATCGAATCCCGCGTTCAGATACTCCACCGCCACCGACATGAGCGGGCGGTTGACGTTCGGGAACGCGATCGTCACCGGCTGGGCTGTGATGTCCTCGGCAGCGATATCCATGATTTGGGCGATGGCGTGACCTATTCCGGCGTCGTCGGCACGGTCGCCGGTGTGCGGAGTATTCACGGCGACGACCAGGTCGGTGGTTCCGGCGGGCAAACTTCCGCGCAGATCCCGGATACGAGCCCGGTCCTCATCGAGCAGGCCCGCCGGGGAGGACAGCTGGGTGGTGACGGAAGTAATCTTCGGACGTGCCGTGGATTGCCGGCGGCGCGGCGTGGCAAGCTGCCCCGCGCCGATGAGTGCGGAGTCTCCCGGGCTAGTCAGGACGGCGCACTCCACGAATGTCCCGGTCAGTCCGCCCGGGGCCGTGCCCAACACCTCCCCGGCCTCACCGCCCTCGAAGACCCGGCCGACTACGTGCATCCTATTCGAGACCAACAGCGCCCCTCGATACGCACGGACAACCCTCGAGACCTTCCACAGCCCGCGTGCCGCGCCGTCGAAGCCGCTGTCTGCATCGCCCAGGCATGTGTCGAACGCTCTGACGATGGCGTCGGCACGAACCACTCCCCGCCCGGTGTCCGCCACAACGAGCCTGATGAGTGGGCTGTTGACCGCCGCGGCATGCCTGGCGGAGGTCTGCATTGACGTGTGGAAGTCGGCTGCCCGCGCGCCGGATGTGTCAGGGTCGACGATGACTCCGCCGAGGAGGATCTCCGCAGTATCTGAATGCTGCTCGGCGTTCTCGAGCAGCTCGAAGACGATTCCACGGTTTACCGCAGCCGCCGTCTCCGACCGTAGGCCCATTTCGCGCAGTGTCCGGTATGTTTCGTCCGGACGTTTCATCAACATGTTTCGGACAGATTCGACTTTCATCCATCGGTAGCGAAGAATTCGGCGGTACCGATGGGAAGGTGCTGCCTGGGATGCCGGCCCCGGCGATTCCAAATCCATATTGGCCGCGACCGCGTCGGATCTCGGCTCCTCGTCGATATGGTGGCCCAAGGCCTCGACCATGCCGGTCTGCTCGAGATAGAGGCGGCAGGTCTGCCTTCGCATGACGCGCGGCGCGGTATTCCAATCCTGCGGAGTGCCAGTTCGTAGGCCTTCAATACTGGGCAGCCGCACGGAGCAGTCCGCCCCGGCGTCGGTGACACTTCGGACGAAGACGAGCAGGCGGCCGAGCGTCACGAAATCGGCGTATCCCACCTCGCTTAGGTCGACCTGCACTCGTTCATTTCGCAACGCGCCTTCCCGGTGGCTGCTCTCTGAGAAGCGGCTGGGCAGGGTGGCGAGGGCCGTCGACCACGATTGATCGTTTAGGCGCACCCCGAATGTCAAAATGGACATTACGAGCTCTCCTGTGCTTAAGGCCGGTCACTACCGTCAGGCCGCCCCGCGGTCGGTTCGATCCGCAAAGACACGGCTCAGGAGGTAACTGGAGGTGCCGACGGCCATTAGGCCTGTGATCCACACGGAGACCACCCCGGCCGTCGCCCACCCCGAGTGATGGTCTGGGTGGAAGACGAAACGTGCAGTCCATCCGAGAGCCAGCAGGCTTGCGCCGGGAAAGCAGATGATCAGCGGCAGGTACCAGTCGAGCAACCGACCGGGCCGACGATTCTCGGCCGCCCACACAGACCATCTGAAGCCGCCCGGAACCCGCTCGCTCAGCTCCTTCGTGATGTACCGCGAAGCCCAACGTATTGCGGTCCGCTGGCCGACGTACCGACCGCAGAGCAGATAGGAACTCAACGGAACGATCATCAGAATTCCCACAAGACTTGGTCGCGACAAACCGAACGCAAAGATCGCGCTGGACAGCGTCAACTGCAGCGCAAGGATCTGTTGCTGATATTTATAACGAGAGTCGATCTCGGCGCGGAGCGTAGTGTATTCGGCAAGCGCGCCCTCGTATTCCCGTTCTGCCATTCTCCGGCGTCCTCCGTTCCAGGGCCTGTGTTTGGCCCGATGGATCGGGTCACGGCACGGGTCGATAGCCTTGTTTCGACGCATTCGGTGCCTTAACGGGATGCCTGGTCATCGCGTCAAGAAAGGCTCAAACGGTCAATCCCATGTGCCGGGATTCACCATTGTCCCCACGCCCGGCAAGCAGTTGGCCGGCACGTCGTTGAGCCGCGACCAGAGCGGTTGCTGCCTGTGCTCGTTCCGCATCTCGCATCATGACATGCAGTGTCCGGCCCAGTCCGTGCTTCGAGTGAAGTCACCGTCGGTCATGCGGCCACGGATCTCTCGGTGCGGCGGCGTGTCGATGATCGCGTGTGCGGTGACCGCGGACAGCGGTGCGACGCGGGTGTGGGATACGAGGATGTGGTCGATGCGTGTGGTGCGGCCGCTGCTGATCCGGAGTAGCCCTGGCCTGGGGTATGAGCGGGGCAAGGTTCCACATGCACTGGCTGTCGCCGCGGTATGGCTGGTCGAGGCCGCGGGGCCGATCTCGGAGCCGGGCGGGCCGAGTAGCAGTTGGAGGGGCAGTCCCCGTTCAGGATCATCCGAGGCTCGCCCGGCCCGTTCAAGCCGGCGGTGAGGGCCACGCGGAGGGCGGCAGCTTCGCCGATGCGGCGGGTGAGGGCGTAGGCGGCGTAGCGGGCGCGTTCGTCCTCGTCGTGGGGGTTGAACCGGCCACCGGGGAACGTGAGCAGCTTCGACTTCAGGCGTGTGGTGATCAGCCGCACCGGGACACCGGCGTCGGTGGTCACGGTGATCGCGACCGCTCCCCTGCCCATCTGCCCCAGCGTCGTGCCCTGATCGTCGACCTGTACCGGCCGCAGCAGCGCCGGGAACGCGGTGATCTCCGCAGGGTCGCGACGGCTCTGGTGCTCAGCGTCCTGCGAATGCTCACCGACGCCGCGGCCCGACCGGAGACCGAAAAAGGCGCCGGCCGCGCCGCGACGCCCTCGCCCACCGGTTACGCCGCAACGGCATCGCCATCCGCAACAACGGGTCTCCGAGCTACTCCGTGAGCTTCGCCGCGAGGAGTCAACTGTCAACGGTGCACGCCCGACGCTGCCGGTTTGATGCCTGGAGTGAAGACAACGCACGCACCGGGCGCCCCGCCCCCGACCCGTACGCCTTCCCCGCCGGCGCCGACCCCGCCTCGGCGAGGGGAGTGGTTGCCGATCGACTCGTCAGTCGCAGTCCAGTCCTTCAGGTCTCAGTACTGGTCATGTGACTCGTGGCGTGTCGCCACGACAACTCCCACTCTCCCGTGCCCGATCCCGGCAGCCAGTACGCACATCCGCCTCATTCATTCAGGTCAGCGAATGGAAGGATCATCTGCGCCTTGGTCAACAGCAGGCGCCCCCGACCGTCACTAATCTCACCGAGCGGGTCAGCAATCCTCGTGATCACCGGCGTTGCAGAGTCCGTCCCAGTCACCCGGTAGATGTAGTACTGGCTGCGGTGAAGAGCGGCCTCCAACAATTCCGTGTGAGAGATATAGAAGGGCTCACCAGGATCATCTGCCCTGGTGGCTTTAACTTCGATGTATATGACCTGATCGTCGTCGTCGACGCTGCGAATGTCGAACGGCGACGTCTCGCGTTCCGCCGACACCCAAACTGTCCTATTCGGGTCCTTGCCCGCGGCTCGAAGCCGCTCGCGCTCCTTGTGGAACACGATCTCTTCGCCGCGCCGGCCCACCCGGCGCTTGTCCGCTTCACTCTGCAGGGTGGGAGCCGGGCCACCACCCCCGAGGTCAGCCGCACGCGTGGCAGTTCTCTTTTCGTCGAGCGTGCCCAGGCGACCATCAACGATACGCACCAGCTCGTAGTCTGGCTCTGGGATTTGCGGCAAATTCGGCGTCGGCATGCTGGGTGGTCCCAAGCTGCTGTGGGTCACCAGGCTGCCGGGAGCGGAGCGGCCCAACCCCGCCGCCAGTTCTGGTTGCGGATTGCGGATGGCAGGGGCATCGATTAAGGCCGCGAAGTCGTCAGGTATGACATCGATGTCTTCCTCATCGACCAGCCCGAGCAGCTCGCGAGCCTCGTCGACGTCTTCCGGCTGGATCTGCCGGTCGGCCATCATCCGCTGGCGGTCGTTGTATCCCGCGGTGAAGACCATCGTGAAGGCATCGGCCAGAGCGGGTATGCCAAGGTGCTGGGCGAGTTGCCTGCCGAATGGGAACCAGTGGGGTGCACCGGTGTCCCGCTCCAGTTCAAGGTATGCAGTGGCGATCGTGTGACGGCGCGCGTCGCGCCGTTCCGCGATGAAACAGGTGGCGTCGTCGCGTTCAATGATGTGGCCGTCGTGCTCGTACTGTAGGACAAGGCTGTCGCATATCACGAGTTCCATGCGCGCGAGGGCGTTGCGGGCGGTAATTTCGGATCGGGCGTTCTCGGATCGGACTAACGCGAACAGGTACGGTTTGGCTGCCGTAATCGTCTTCGAGACTGTCCGGTGAACGTCGTCACTTACGTGTTCGCCGAATGCCACAGGCGTTGTCGATACGGCCTCGTCCAGGCTGGTCAGTGCCAGGTATCGCACGAGCCGACCGAGCCGCTGGTCGGCATTGAGCACCGGGCGCTGCCGTTCCCAGGTCTCACGCAATAGTGGGTCATCGGTGTACGGTGGCCTCGCGACGAACATGGTCCGTCCGTCGTACCGCGCGAGTACTCGGATCGAGTCTGGATGGGGATGTGGTGTCTCGTCCGTGAGAACGTCGTCGAGGGCACGCACCACCCATCGGGCCGCGAGGTCGATTTCCCGATTAGTGTGCCCCAGGCGGTCAGACTCCTCGGCGATGTCGGCAAGCAGCGCGAGCAGGTCGGCGACCGCCGGCCGGCTGGCGTCGGTGACACCCAGCGCGTCGGCCAGGGCCCTACCGCCCTTCATCTGAAACATCGACGCGCTGATACGGGAAATGCGCTCCCGGATCCGCTTGGGTACGTCGTGTGCGTCGATCCATGCGTCGCCAGGCCGGACCAGCTCGGCTACCTTGCCTCGATACACGGGCAACCAGCGCCAGGATCGCAAAGAATAGGCGAACAGCGATTCGACGGGGCGATCGCGATCGCCGATGTGCTGCGACTGGCTACAACAAAACGTCGCCGTCATAGCGCTCTCGTAGACATCAGCCCAGTGCAGCGCCAGCTGCCGCCAGAGCGCCTGGAACCGTTGCCTATCACGGCTGTCCAACAGATCCTCGTGACGGTCCATCCGATAGGCGCCTTGCAACATCTGCGAGTTTCCGTGTCCCTGCTGGCAACGTCGGGCGGTCTGGACCTCTGGCTGCATGCGCCAGGCGTCATACGCCCTCGTCCGTCTCAGAGCATCCGATGCTTTTGCCGCGTAGCCGTCGGGGGCGTCCGTCTTCGCCTCCTGGAGTCGCGGGTGGTCCCGGACGCCGAGCATCTCGTAGAAATCCTGCTCGACGTGGCGTTGCTCCGAATCGACTGGAGGGTCGACATCCAAGAACTCCGCCTCCCCAAATGGCCCATAGATGACCTCAAGGTCGTCTGAGCCGGTCCAATCGCGTCCGAAATAGATAGCGCCCCCGGCGCGCAGCTCCCGCCGGTCCCCCGCCGCGGCCCGCGCCGGCAGCAGGACACTACCGAGTTCCGAAACCAAGGCGTCACTTCCCGACAGTCGGGCCTGATGATAGGCGCGCATCCCTGCCATGGCGCGGTCGCGCAGTCCCGGCTGTGCGTCGGGATTCGTTAGAATTCCGAGAAGGAAGTCACGGACGAGCTCCCGCCACTCGAACGGCCGGACACCCAACTCCCTGAGGAGCGCTTCGGAACCGTCGACCTTCGGCACCTCCGCGATCGGCACCGGAAGATCGACTGGTATCGGTGCATCGCCTCGAGTTCGGGGAAAAAACACTGGCTGCCTAGCGGCAACCCTCAGCTCACCGTTCACCGTAAGCACGCATGGCACCTCCCGCAGCTCGGGCAGCAACCGCCGACCGTCCTCCTCCCGCCAGTCGGCGAGAAAACGGTAATAGGCCACCGCGGTCGCCAAGTGCGGAGGACGGAGGACTGCGAGGAAACCCCTGATGCTCATCACCCTGATGCGCACGTGTCCGGTGAGGAAGGACCGCACCGGACTCAGTTGCTCAATGTCAGGGCGTAAAACACGTTCGCCGTCGAGGTCGGCCAACTCGTGCGCGGCGTCAATGTTCGGCAGTTTGTCGGGAAGCAGGCTGATGTCAGCGGGTCGGGCTAGCGACCCGGCGACAACCGGCAAAAAGGGCACCCGGGTCAGCGCATCCTGCCAACGACCGCGCAGGGCCTGGCTGGCCCCGCCGCTCTGTGGGGCAAAGGCCGGTATGAGCGCCGTGACGGCGGCCGCCGAGGCATTCCAGCGCCGCACCATGTCCACGGCGGTTTCCTCAACTGACTCGGCCAAGTGTTCGAGGAGCATCTCGTTGTACGGCTGAGCTTCCGGGGCGGCGCTCAGTTGACGCCGGTCCATACCAAGGATCCATTCGGCATGGACCAAGACACGGAGGCCCGGATCTTCCTCAGTGGGGAAGTAGACGTGCAGAGGGAACGTCTCGTCGGTGCGGGGCTCGCCCGCTTCGTCCAGCGGCACCGCCACCGCCCAGCGGACTGCCTTGACCTCGGACCACGCCTCGCCTAGTGGGCTCAGAACCTCAGGTGTCGGTTGCGCCTCGTGGCGGTAGATGAGCCATTCTTCAGCGCCAGCCCCAGTGTTGAGCGTCACCCGCTCCGCATCGTTGACACTCTGCCGGGTCACCGCCGCCGAGAAGTCCGCCGAGGTGCCCTGCAGGTCGATACGGTCGATGCCAGGCAGGAAGAGCAGCAGGCGCGGCCGAAGGTGGGTCACCAAGTGTTCGGCAACCGTCAGCCGGTCGACTCCGAGCCGCAGGGGCAATCGGATCACCGTACTGAATCCCTCATCCCGCAGGCGGAGTATCTCGCCTGCATCGTTATCGAGCTCAGCCGCCGCGACCGTGAACGGAAACGCGTAGACCGGTAGACGCTGATTGGCAGGCAGGTCTCCAACGATGGCAGCCACCTCCCGACGAAGCCGGTCGCCGTCGAACTCGAACGACGTCTTCGCCGAGAAAATCTGTGGCCGATCGGTGATCTCGCCGACTGACTTGAAGCCGAGCCCTTTGTGCCCGACGGCCGTGCCCGGCCCCTTTGATGACCGCCCGAGGGAACAGATCGCTGCGACGTGCCTGTCCTCGAAGCCGGATCCATCGTCGGCGACGATCAGAGCCGTCTCGGTGAGGAGGAAACGCGCCCGGCCCTGAGCGTTCCTGTCGACCGCTGCATCGTTGGCGTTCTGGAGAAGCTCAAACGGATAACGGCCCGAGTACTGCTGGCGAATCAACTCCTGGGCTCCGCCACGCTCATCGAGGATCTTCAGTCCGGTCTCACGAAGGCCCTCAGCCACGTGGAGCCGGATCGACGCGAACTCCTGCTCGCGCAGCCGTGTCGCCTGGTCCATTCCCACACCCTCCCCTGACGGTTCCGAACGAAGGATGCCGCATGCCTACGACATTCTCGGTGGGTAACGGCCAGAGATGGCCAATCGAGGCACCGGCCAGAGCGGGAACGAGGTGACCACACTCCGGCGAGATACGGCGCTGGATCAGACCCCGCTGCTCGATGGAGGTGAGGAGACCGACATGGATGAGTCGATCCCGGCACCTGGCGCCGTCCTTGCTTGGCCGCGTCCGGTGTACTGCCCACCCTGGTGCACCACCGAGGGCCGCCATCACGGCGTCGACCCGCCCGGCACGGCGGTGCACCGCAGCCCACCCGCCACCGTGCCCGTCTATGACGAGGCGTGTGCGCCGCGCTCATATCCGGCCGCGTTCTACGACAAGGCCCCGGACCGGATCGGTTCCGACCCCTCCCGACCTCGAGCACCCCCACGTTGAGGTCACCATTCCCCGGCAGCGCCGTGCAGCTGTGCCTGGCTCCCGGGCGGGTTCGCAGCTTCGCCGCAGTCCTCGAACGCCCGCTGTCGCCGCGGATACTGAGACTCCGACCGCCCGCCGGATCCATCGCGCACGGCCTCGCAGGACCCGCCCGCCAGTGCGCCGCCGCTGTCGGCTTGATGCCTCCGTGCCGGTCGGCATGGATGGGGATACCAGTGCCCGGACGACCGGGCAGCCACCCGTCATGAACTGGAGGAACCGAGATGACCACGCCCGCACCCGGACGGCGCCTGATCGAGATCAGCGACGAGGCGTTCGACGTCCTCTCCCGTACCGCCGAGACCCGAGGCACCGACTTCGACGGCGCCTTGCGCTATCTGATGCAGGCCCCAGCGGTGTCGACCGCCCGCCCGGACGGCGACGAGGACGGGGACGGGGACGAGTGAACTGACGAGGCCAGGGCGCCGCCGGCCACTTCGTCCAGCGGCGCCTCGCGTCCTTCACCGCCAGCCTTACCCGTCGGCCTCGGCGGCGGTGAGTAGCCGTTGCGCGGTGCGCGGCGCGATACCCAGGCGGCGGGCCAGCTCCACGCCGAGGCCGCGCCGGTCGTGTCCGGCCTCGCGCGCTTCGGCCAGCAGTTCGGCGGCGAGTTGGAGGCGCGGGTCGTCGGCGTACGGGTGCGGTTTGTGAGGGCCGGTGGTGCCGCGGGTGCGGCCGGTGGACTGACGCCCGGTACGAGCGTCCGCGACGGCCCACACGGTGCGCCGGTACCAGCGCCGCCGCAGCCGCCCGTTCGAGAGGATCTCCACGTCGTCGGGCCGGTCACGTAGCTCGTCGGGAAGGTTACGGTACGAGCCGTACCCCATGATCTTCGCGGCCTCCCCCGAGCCGACGAGTTCGTCCGGGTCGCCGCTGCGGTCCACGGTCGTCAGGACGGCCAGCTTCGCTCGGCGATGCGCGGTGTGGAAGGCGTCGATCTCGTCTTGCCAGAACCATTCCTGCCCGGTGTCGTCGGTGAAGGCGTCGGGAAAACCGGTGTGCTCACGGTGCCGGTACCAATGGTTGACGGTGGAGCGGGCCGCGCCGGTGTGGGCCGCCACGCCGGACCGGTCCAGGGCGATGCGGGCGTCGAAGGTGCGTCGTGCCACGCCGGTCATCCTCCCTCGTCTCACTCGCGCGGTGCCGCCGCAGTGGCGGTGGTGCGGGCCAGGCGGAGCGCTCGCCGCCGTGGTGGATCTCGATATCATCGGCGGACGCCCGACCCGGGGAAAGAAGCGGCCTGGTTATGCCGTGGTTGGGCCTCGGAGCCTGGGCGAGGTGGCCGGTCGGGGTTCGCGCACACCGGTTCCGGTGTGTCCCACCGGCCACCGCCCAAACCCCGCCCTCACCAATGCTGGTCGCCGGCGGCGTC
Protein-coding regions in this window:
- a CDS encoding DUF3883 domain-containing protein, which produces MDQATRLREQEFASIRLHVAEGLRETGLKILDERGGAQELIRQQYSGRYPFELLQNANDAAVDRNAQGRARFLLTETALIVADDGSGFEDRHVAAICSLGRSSKGPGTAVGHKGLGFKSVGEITDRPQIFSAKTSFEFDGDRLRREVAAIVGDLPANQRLPVYAFPFTVAAAELDNDAGEILRLRDEGFSTVIRLPLRLGVDRLTVAEHLVTHLRPRLLLFLPGIDRIDLQGTSADFSAAVTRQSVNDAERVTLNTGAGAEEWLIYRHEAQPTPEVLSPLGEAWSEVKAVRWAVAVPLDEAGEPRTDETFPLHVYFPTEEDPGLRVLVHAEWILGMDRRQLSAAPEAQPYNEMLLEHLAESVEETAVDMVRRWNASAAAVTALIPAFAPQSGGASQALRGRWQDALTRVPFLPVVAGSLARPADISLLPDKLPNIDAAHELADLDGERVLRPDIEQLSPVRSFLTGHVRIRVMSIRGFLAVLRPPHLATAVAYYRFLADWREEDGRRLLPELREVPCVLTVNGELRVAARQPVFFPRTRGDAPIPVDLPVPIAEVPKVDGSEALLRELGVRPFEWRELVRDFLLGILTNPDAQPGLRDRAMAGMRAYHQARLSGSDALVSELGSVLLPARAAAGDRRELRAGGAIYFGRDWTGSDDLEVIYGPFGEAEFLDVDPPVDSEQRHVEQDFYEMLGVRDHPRLQEAKTDAPDGYAAKASDALRRTRAYDAWRMQPEVQTARRCQQGHGNSQMLQGAYRMDRHEDLLDSRDRQRFQALWRQLALHWADVYESAMTATFCCSQSQHIGDRDRPVESLFAYSLRSWRWLPVYRGKVAELVRPGDAWIDAHDVPKRIRERISRISASMFQMKGGRALADALGVTDASRPAVADLLALLADIAEESDRLGHTNREIDLAARWVVRALDDVLTDETPHPHPDSIRVLARYDGRTMFVARPPYTDDPLLRETWERQRPVLNADQRLGRLVRYLALTSLDEAVSTTPVAFGEHVSDDVHRTVSKTITAAKPYLFALVRSENARSEITARNALARMELVICDSLVLQYEHDGHIIERDDATCFIAERRDARRHTIATAYLELERDTGAPHWFPFGRQLAQHLGIPALADAFTMVFTAGYNDRQRMMADRQIQPEDVDEARELLGLVDEEDIDVIPDDFAALIDAPAIRNPQPELAAGLGRSAPGSLVTHSSLGPPSMPTPNLPQIPEPDYELVRIVDGRLGTLDEKRTATRAADLGGGGPAPTLQSEADKRRVGRRGEEIVFHKERERLRAAGKDPNRTVWVSAERETSPFDIRSVDDDDQVIYIEVKATRADDPGEPFYISHTELLEAALHRSQYYIYRVTGTDSATPVITRIADPLGEISDGRGRLLLTKAQMILPFADLNE
- a CDS encoding DUF6907 domain-containing protein, with translation MDESIPAPGAVLAWPRPVYCPPWCTTEGRHHGVDPPGTAVHRSPPATVPVYDEACAPRSYPAAFYDKAPDRIGSDPSRPRAPPR